From a single Hippopotamus amphibius kiboko isolate mHipAmp2 chromosome X, mHipAmp2.hap2, whole genome shotgun sequence genomic region:
- the LOC130841418 gene encoding microtubule-associated protein tau-like, with protein MGKGPGWPRSGGGQVEVKSEKLDFKDRVQLKIGSLDNITHVPGGGHKKIKTHKLTFRENAKAKTDHGAEIVYKSPVVSGDTSPRHLSNVSSTGSIDMVDSPQLATLADEESASLAKQGL; from the exons ATGGGGAAAG GGCCAGGCTGGCCAAGATCAGGAGGTGGCCAGGTGGAAGTAAAGTCTGAGAAGCTGGACTTCAAGGATAGAGTCCAGTTGAAGATCGGGTCCCTGGATAACATCACCCATGTCCCTGGCGGAGGGCATAAAAAGATCAAAACCCACAAGCTGACCTTCCGCGAGAATGCCAAAGCCAAGACTGACCACGGGGCGGAGATCGTGTACAAGTCGCCTGTGGTGTCGGGGGACACGTCCCCACGGCACCTCAGCAACGTCTCCTCCACCGGCAGCATCGACATGGTGGACTCGCCGCAGCTTGCCACGCTCGCTGACGAGGAGTCTGCCTCCCTGGCCAAGCAAGGTTTGTGA